The Litchfieldia alkalitelluris genome has a window encoding:
- a CDS encoding methionine ABC transporter ATP-binding protein — MIKLSNVSKIYESKNNKVTAVNDINLNVNSGEIFGIIGYSGAGKSTLIRLLNGLETPTNGTIDVAGHNITKANSTSLRKARREISMIFQHFNLLWSRTVRENIAFPLEINGVPKKKRLQRVDELIKLVGLEGRENAYPSQLSGGQKQRVGIARALANNPKVLLCDEATSALDPQTTDSILELLVDINERLGLTIVLITHEMHVIRKICHRVAVMDSGAIVEQGEVLEVFKKPKQPITKRFVQQVTEPEETKETIAHLVDQYPNGRVVQLTFVGEAAEQPVITHIIRHFELNVNILQGKISQTQNGSYGTLFIHMDGELTEVERAIDYIKEQQVEVEVVANA, encoded by the coding sequence ATGATTAAATTGTCGAACGTATCAAAAATCTATGAATCGAAAAACAATAAGGTAACGGCAGTTAATGATATAAATTTAAATGTAAATTCAGGAGAAATATTTGGAATTATTGGATATAGTGGAGCTGGGAAAAGCACATTAATTCGATTATTAAATGGGTTAGAAACACCGACAAATGGAACGATTGATGTTGCAGGTCATAATATCACTAAAGCAAATTCAACGTCTCTTCGGAAAGCAAGAAGAGAAATTAGTATGATCTTTCAACACTTTAACTTACTATGGTCTCGAACAGTTCGGGAAAACATCGCCTTCCCATTAGAAATAAACGGAGTTCCCAAAAAGAAACGGCTACAAAGAGTAGATGAGTTAATTAAACTTGTGGGACTTGAAGGTAGAGAAAATGCTTATCCTTCCCAACTGAGTGGTGGACAAAAACAAAGAGTCGGGATTGCAAGAGCACTTGCAAATAACCCTAAAGTATTACTTTGTGACGAAGCAACCTCTGCACTTGATCCACAAACTACTGATTCCATTTTAGAATTATTAGTTGATATTAACGAAAGACTTGGTTTAACCATTGTTTTAATAACACATGAAATGCATGTTATCCGTAAAATTTGTCATCGTGTAGCAGTTATGGATAGTGGAGCTATTGTTGAACAAGGCGAAGTACTAGAGGTGTTTAAAAAACCTAAGCAACCGATTACTAAGCGTTTTGTCCAACAAGTCACCGAACCAGAAGAAACAAAAGAGACAATTGCACACCTGGTTGATCAATACCCAAATGGTAGAGTCGTACAATTAACTTTTGTAGGAGAAGCTGCAGAGCAGCCAGTTATTACACATATCATTCGTCACTTTGAACTTAATGTGAATATCCTCCAAGGGAAAATCTCACAAACACAAAATGGTTCGTATGGAACACTTTTCATTCATATGGATGGAGAGTTAACCGAAGTTGAACGAGCGATTGATTATATAAAAGAGCAACAAGTAGAAGTGGAGGTGGTAGCAAATGCTTAA
- the sufD gene encoding Fe-S cluster assembly protein SufD — MTIDTKFSFDQEYVKGHSTKLGEPSWLQELRLQALSKLEDLPMPKPDKTKIDKWNFTQFKAHTVESAPYTSLKELPSEVATLIDADQENIYIQRDNTPAFSSLSEDLKAKGVILTDIFSAAKDHSDLLQKYFMKDGVKVDEHRLTALHAALLNGGVFVYVPKNVEVDVPLQAVFIHENSDATLFNHVIVVAEDNSSVTYVENYIAIGSFENGVVNIVSEVFTGANAKVQYGAVDTLAKGVTTYVNRRGVAGRDSTIEWALGLMNDGDTISENTTYLMGDGSTGDTKSVVVGRGEQKQNFTTSVIHFGKNTDGQILKHGVMKDSASSIFNGIGKIEHGATKSNAEQESRVLMLSEKARGDANPILLIDEDDVTAGHAASVGRVDPIQLYYLMSRGVPKTEAERLVIHGFLAPVVNELPIEGVKKQLIEVIERKVK; from the coding sequence ATGACAATTGATACGAAATTTTCATTCGATCAGGAATATGTCAAAGGGCACTCAACTAAACTTGGTGAACCAAGCTGGCTGCAAGAACTTCGCTTACAAGCTTTATCCAAGCTGGAAGATCTACCAATGCCTAAGCCAGATAAAACAAAAATTGATAAGTGGAACTTCACTCAATTTAAAGCACATACAGTTGAAAGTGCACCATATACTTCATTAAAGGAACTACCTAGTGAAGTAGCGACACTGATTGATGCAGACCAAGAAAACATATATATACAACGTGATAATACACCGGCTTTTTCGAGTCTTTCTGAAGACCTAAAAGCAAAGGGAGTTATCTTAACAGATATTTTTTCGGCAGCAAAAGATCATAGTGATTTACTTCAAAAGTATTTCATGAAAGATGGAGTAAAGGTAGATGAACACCGTTTAACTGCACTTCATGCTGCATTACTAAATGGTGGGGTATTTGTTTATGTACCTAAAAACGTTGAAGTCGACGTTCCTTTACAAGCGGTATTTATCCATGAAAACTCTGATGCAACATTATTTAACCATGTAATTGTAGTTGCTGAAGATAATAGTTCTGTAACATATGTAGAGAACTATATTGCAATTGGTAGCTTCGAAAATGGAGTTGTAAACATTGTGTCTGAAGTGTTTACTGGTGCGAATGCAAAAGTTCAATATGGTGCAGTTGATACACTTGCAAAAGGCGTAACGACTTATGTGAATCGTCGTGGTGTTGCTGGTCGTGACAGTACAATCGAATGGGCCCTAGGATTAATGAATGACGGAGATACAATCTCTGAAAACACTACTTATCTAATGGGAGATGGATCTACAGGCGACACTAAGTCAGTGGTTGTTGGTCGTGGTGAACAAAAACAAAACTTCACAACTAGTGTTATTCATTTTGGTAAAAACACAGACGGTCAAATATTAAAACACGGTGTAATGAAAGATAGTGCAAGCTCAATTTTCAATGGTATTGGTAAAATTGAACATGGTGCTACTAAATCAAACGCCGAGCAAGAATCTCGCGTACTAATGCTTAGTGAAAAAGCACGTGGAGATGCGAACCCAATTCTTCTCATTGATGAAGATGATGTAACTGCTGGTCACGCAGCATCTGTTGGTCGTGTTGACCCGATTCAGCTTTATTATTTAATGAGCCGTGGTGTTCCTAAGACTGAGGCTGAAAGACTTGTAATTCATGGCTTCTTAGCACCTGTTGTTAACGAACTTCCAATTGAGGGAGTTAAGAAACAATTAATCGAGGTTATCGAAAGGAAAGTAAAATAA
- a CDS encoding cysteine desulfurase, translating into MNIQDIRSYFPILDQEVNGKKLVYLDSAATSQKPVQVIEALDRYYREYNSNVHRGVHTLGTKATDGYEGAREKVRKFINAKSMQEVIFTRGTTTALNIVAESYGNANLNQGDEIVISYMEHHANIIPWQQVAKKTGATLKYVPLTDDGSITLENVEKTVTSNTKIVSIMMVSNVLGAINPVKDIAEIAHRNGAVMVVDAAQAAPHMKIDVQDLNCDFLALSGHKMCGPTGIGALYGKRELLEKMEPVETGGEMIDFVGLYESSWKELPWKFEAGTPIIAGAIGLGAAIDFLEEIGLENIEAHEHKLAEYAMERMSEIEGLTIYGPKKRAGLVTFNISDVHPHDVATVLDADGIAVRAGHHCAQPLMKWLEVSATARASFYLYNTSEEIDKLVEGLIKTKEYFSDAWI; encoded by the coding sequence ATGAATATCCAAGATATTCGTTCCTACTTTCCAATACTTGATCAAGAGGTCAATGGTAAGAAGCTTGTATATCTAGATAGTGCGGCAACGTCTCAAAAACCTGTACAGGTAATCGAGGCGTTAGATCGTTATTATAGAGAATACAACTCAAATGTACACCGTGGGGTTCATACCTTAGGAACTAAAGCTACGGATGGATATGAGGGTGCGCGTGAAAAGGTTCGAAAGTTTATTAACGCAAAATCAATGCAGGAAGTCATTTTTACTAGAGGTACAACAACTGCTTTAAATATAGTGGCAGAGAGCTATGGAAATGCAAACTTGAATCAAGGTGACGAGATCGTCATATCATATATGGAACACCATGCAAATATTATTCCGTGGCAGCAAGTAGCCAAAAAAACGGGAGCAACTCTTAAATATGTTCCTTTAACTGATGATGGATCAATCACATTAGAAAATGTTGAAAAGACAGTTACTTCTAATACGAAAATTGTATCAATAATGATGGTGTCAAATGTACTTGGTGCTATCAACCCGGTTAAGGATATTGCAGAGATTGCCCATCGTAATGGTGCTGTCATGGTTGTGGATGCAGCTCAAGCTGCACCGCATATGAAAATTGATGTTCAAGATTTAAATTGCGATTTTCTAGCACTTTCTGGTCACAAAATGTGCGGACCTACTGGAATTGGTGCTCTTTATGGTAAACGTGAGCTTCTTGAAAAAATGGAACCAGTGGAAACTGGTGGCGAAATGATTGATTTTGTAGGCTTGTATGAATCTTCATGGAAAGAGCTTCCTTGGAAGTTTGAAGCTGGGACACCAATTATAGCTGGTGCTATAGGTCTAGGGGCTGCGATTGATTTTCTAGAGGAGATAGGTTTAGAAAACATTGAGGCTCATGAACATAAATTAGCCGAATATGCGATGGAACGCATGTCCGAAATAGAAGGATTAACTATTTATGGTCCGAAAAAACGGGCTGGATTAGTCACATTTAATATTAGCGATGTGCATCCACATGATGTTGCTACCGTCCTTGACGCAGATGGAATTGCGGTAAGAGCAGGTCATCATTGTGCTCAACCATTAATGAAGTGGCTAGAGGTATCAGCAACAGCTCGTGCTAGTTTTTACCTATATAATACAAGTGAAGAAATTGATAAACTAGTTGAAGGACTCATTAAAACAAAGGAGTATTTCAGCGATGCCTGGATTTAA
- the sufC gene encoding Fe-S cluster assembly ATPase SufC, producing MAGSTLTIKDLHVAIDGKEILKGVNLEVKGGEIHAIMGPNGTGKSTLSSAIMGHPKYEVTSGSITFDGEDVLEMEVDERARVGLFLAMQYPSEISGVTNADFLRSAINARREEGDEISLMKFIRTMDKNMEYLEMDPDMAQRYLNEGFSGGEKKRNEILQLMMIQPKIAILDEIDSGLDIDALKVVSKGINQMRGEEFGCLIITHYQRLLNYITPDFVHVMMQGRVVKSGGPELAQRLEAEGYDWIKQELGIEDETVGQEA from the coding sequence ATGGCAGGTTCAACATTAACAATTAAGGATCTACATGTAGCAATTGATGGTAAAGAAATTCTTAAAGGTGTAAACCTTGAAGTAAAAGGTGGAGAAATCCATGCAATCATGGGACCAAATGGTACAGGTAAATCCACTCTATCATCTGCAATCATGGGACACCCAAAATATGAGGTAACAAGTGGAAGCATCACTTTTGATGGTGAAGATGTACTAGAAATGGAAGTAGACGAGCGTGCACGTGTCGGTCTTTTCCTTGCTATGCAATATCCAAGTGAAATTAGTGGTGTAACAAATGCTGACTTTTTACGTTCTGCAATTAATGCACGTCGCGAAGAAGGCGATGAAATTTCATTAATGAAGTTCATCCGTACAATGGATAAAAACATGGAATACCTTGAAATGGATCCAGATATGGCCCAACGTTATTTAAATGAAGGATTCTCTGGTGGAGAAAAGAAACGTAATGAAATTCTTCAATTAATGATGATTCAACCAAAAATTGCAATCCTTGATGAAATTGACTCAGGGTTAGATATTGATGCGTTAAAGGTTGTATCAAAAGGGATTAATCAAATGCGTGGAGAAGAGTTTGGCTGTTTAATCATTACTCACTATCAACGTTTATTAAACTATATTACTCCAGACTTCGTTCACGTTATGATGCAAGGCCGTGTAGTAAAATCAGGTGGACCTGAGCTTGCACAAAGACTTGAAGCTGAAGGATATGACTGGATTAAGCAAGAGCTTGGAATTGAAGATGAGACAGTAGGTCAAGAAGCGTAA
- a CDS encoding MetQ/NlpA family ABC transporter substrate-binding protein: MKKFLSFLFVIGLVLTLAACGTANEGEGTTGAGEETEDQTAKLVVGASNVPHAEILEQVQPILAERGIELEIVPFQDYILPNKALADKEIDANYFQHIPYLNSQMAENEEYDFVNAGGIHIEPIGVYSKKYKSLEELPEGALIIMSSSVADHGRILTMLQDQGVITLREDLEDTTTATIDDIADNPKNIEFKADVEAALLPQIYNNDEGDAVLINTNYAIDAGLNPMEDAIAIEGPESPYVNIIAVRSGDETREEVTALVEVLRSEEIQNFILEKYEGAVVPVSE, encoded by the coding sequence ATGAAGAAGTTTTTAAGTTTTTTATTCGTAATAGGATTAGTTCTTACTCTTGCCGCTTGCGGAACTGCTAATGAGGGTGAAGGTACAACTGGTGCAGGTGAGGAAACTGAAGATCAAACGGCAAAATTAGTAGTCGGAGCATCAAATGTTCCACATGCTGAAATCCTAGAACAAGTACAACCGATTTTAGCTGAAAGAGGAATTGAATTAGAAATCGTTCCTTTTCAAGATTATATCTTACCTAATAAGGCTTTAGCAGACAAAGAAATTGATGCAAACTATTTTCAACACATACCATATTTAAACTCGCAAATGGCTGAGAATGAGGAATATGATTTTGTAAACGCAGGTGGAATTCATATTGAACCAATCGGAGTTTACTCAAAGAAATATAAAAGTCTAGAAGAACTACCAGAAGGTGCTTTAATTATTATGAGTAGTTCAGTAGCTGACCATGGTCGTATTTTAACAATGCTTCAAGATCAAGGTGTTATTACATTAAGAGAAGACCTTGAAGATACTACTACTGCAACAATCGATGATATTGCAGATAACCCTAAAAACATTGAATTCAAAGCAGATGTAGAAGCTGCATTGTTACCACAGATTTATAATAATGACGAAGGTGATGCAGTATTAATTAACACAAACTATGCGATTGATGCTGGATTAAACCCAATGGAAGATGCTATAGCAATTGAAGGTCCTGAATCACCATATGTGAATATTATTGCAGTTCGCTCAGGTGATGAAACTCGTGAAGAAGTAACAGCACTAGTTGAAGTTTTACGTTCAGAAGAGATTCAAAACTTCATTTTAGAAAAATATGAGGGTGCGGTAGTACCTGTAAGTGAATAA
- a CDS encoding carboxymuconolactone decarboxylase family protein: MEFEPRNNTEEALHDYKLGLGTFTQKMPDIAHHFNAFTEACFKDGTLSQKEKQLIALGISIYSQDEYCIIYHTKGCLDQGASEEEILEAIGVTAAFGGGAAMSQAVTLVQECISDLNQYKQ, from the coding sequence ATGGAGTTTGAACCACGCAATAATACTGAGGAAGCATTGCATGACTATAAACTAGGATTAGGAACTTTTACACAAAAGATGCCTGATATTGCTCACCATTTTAATGCATTTACCGAAGCGTGCTTCAAGGATGGAACGCTCTCACAAAAAGAAAAGCAGCTCATTGCTCTTGGGATTAGTATTTATTCACAAGATGAATACTGTATTATTTATCATACAAAAGGGTGCTTAGATCAAGGTGCATCAGAAGAAGAAATACTAGAAGCCATCGGAGTAACTGCTGCATTTGGTGGTGGGGCAGCGATGAGCCAAGCTGTTACACTTGTACAAGAATGTATTTCTGATTTGAACCAATATAAACAGTAA
- a CDS encoding methionine ABC transporter permease produces MLNELLPEVKWDRVIIATNETLYMTVISVLVTFLLGIILGLLLFLTSKGNIWENKFFNFVIAAVVNIFRSIPFIILIILLIPFTKTIVGTILGADAALPALIIGAAPFYARMVEIALREIDKGVIEAAKSMGARTSTIILKVLLPESKPALVSGITVTAIALVSYTAMAGVIGAGGLGNLAYLEGFQRSNNQVTIVATALILVIVFILQFIGDIVTSKIDKR; encoded by the coding sequence ATGCTTAATGAGCTATTACCAGAGGTCAAATGGGACCGTGTAATTATTGCCACAAATGAAACCTTATATATGACAGTAATTTCAGTCTTAGTCACATTTCTCTTAGGAATTATTTTAGGATTGTTATTATTTCTGACGTCAAAGGGCAACATATGGGAGAATAAATTTTTTAATTTTGTTATAGCAGCAGTGGTGAATATCTTTCGTTCAATTCCATTCATCATATTGATTATCCTATTGATACCATTTACAAAAACAATTGTAGGAACCATTCTTGGTGCAGATGCTGCTCTTCCAGCTTTAATCATTGGAGCTGCGCCATTTTATGCACGAATGGTTGAGATTGCATTACGAGAAATCGATAAAGGTGTTATTGAAGCTGCTAAGTCAATGGGAGCTAGAACAAGTACGATCATTTTAAAAGTACTTCTTCCAGAATCAAAACCAGCATTAGTATCTGGAATAACTGTAACGGCAATCGCTCTAGTCAGTTATACTGCCATGGCGGGAGTAATCGGTGCAGGTGGACTTGGGAATCTGGCATATCTAGAAGGATTTCAACGATCTAACAATCAAGTAACAATTGTTGCAACAGCACTTATCTTGGTTATTGTATTTATACTTCAGTTTATTGGTGACATTGTCACTTCTAAAATAGATAAAAGATAA
- the sufU gene encoding Fe-S cluster assembly sulfur transfer protein SufU, whose product MPGFNNNLDTLYRQVIMDHYKNPRNRGSLENETLTIDMNNPTCGDRIHLTLKVEDGKVTDAKFDGEGCSISMSSASMMTQAIKGQPIENAIKLSKIFSDMMQGKDYDEDIDLGDIEALQGVSKFPARIKCATLAWKAMEKGLNEQQ is encoded by the coding sequence ATGCCTGGATTTAATAACAATCTCGATACGTTATATCGACAAGTCATTATGGATCATTACAAGAACCCAAGAAATCGTGGTTCTCTTGAGAATGAAACGTTAACCATCGACATGAATAACCCTACATGTGGAGACCGTATTCATCTAACTCTAAAAGTCGAAGATGGTAAGGTAACGGATGCTAAGTTTGATGGAGAAGGTTGTTCCATTTCAATGTCATCTGCTTCAATGATGACTCAAGCAATTAAAGGACAGCCGATTGAAAATGCCATCAAATTATCAAAAATCTTTTCAGATATGATGCAAGGTAAAGATTATGATGAAGATATCGATTTAGGTGATATTGAAGCTCTCCAAGGAGTGTCAAAATTTCCAGCGCGTATTAAATGTGCAACACTTGCATGGAAGGCAATGGAAAAAGGGTTAAATGAACAACAATAA